In one window of Thermodesulfobacteriota bacterium DNA:
- a CDS encoding CopG family antitoxin, translated as MRREYDFSKSVRNPYIKKLKKQITIRLETETIDYFKKIAAAPDIPYQKLMNLFLKNCAQNKIKPSINWKSS; from the coding sequence ATGAGAAGAGAATATGATTTCTCTAAATCTGTAAGAAATCCTTATATAAAAAAACTTAAAAAACAGATTACGATACGTCTTGAAACCGAGACAATTGATTATTTTAAAAAGATTGCGGCAGCGCCAGACATCCCATATCAGAAGTTGATGAATCTTTTCCTAAAGAACTGTGCTCAGAATAAAATCAAGCCTTCAATAAATTGGAAAAGCTCATGA
- a CDS encoding DUF3320 domain-containing protein — translation MDQINNQIEQARKNLLDLTMFNRLLNHKPTKRRTLKIVDEIPREIYEILVIKEKAMEFSPKITNNSVNIQQEKPSFEAQKEIQIYSEKDDESILWELPPPDSELANKYSDRFLQTNLEAESLQKHLFYVFQESNSVLEEQGYTILFLALGILEWTESPNSSESRRAPLILIPTELERLNVRSRFKLKWTGEDIITNISLKEKLKQQFISLPDFEMPDTKEGIVSYFDSVKKSISSMSSWKIYSDIYLDFFSFTKFVMWKDLDLKNWPDDMSLESFPLIRSIFDPSYEYESCYNGFSEREIDEKLSSRDVYHIMDADPSQIAVIENIKAGQNLVVEGPPGTGKSQTITNLIAELLIKQKSVLFISQKMAALEVVKSRLDSLGLGDFCLELHSRKTKKKDMLKELERTINITPPNAHVPENDFEHLENLKSELNNYAKALREGVGDSGINVYELYQIKERVYRHYKNVNREMPTVLFQSPEKVNQNQLSLAKSKIKELEEILPLVRLISSNAWRGCEPENVLQSDEIIIKGLIDECLESLKILNDSNKSLSEACAINTSLCLNDITKSLEAAMVMADSEPIDRNVLLNSEWNEPSEKASNIIEMIESFHNELEKILKKFKTESLDQDISKVLDQFNTESGKFLRFLPFTKYRSLKREINSFYKEKSTPKNNREIISDLQSLVDLLNQREQIREFNNPGKSLFGSLWKSENSHSNALRNFSKWITTYRKQILSKVLSERSADLINSGISRQEIEKQINEVEENAKRFHDKINVLKMKINSEYEFIFGTDINNVSFSHITAQLQLWRAELGKLHLWSQYVTRKNNLKQTIAEPILQFVENDSVVPEDLECCFQGNFTNYLLNFAFKERPALLTFIGELHEKKIRSFRDLDLEIIRRNRVRLKNELYRMRPPISGGSSKGSEAGILMGEMNRKRGHMPIRKLLISCGNLIQKIKQCFMMSPLSIAQFLDPTTIRFDVIIYDEASQVKPEDAIGSLLRGNQLVVMGDTKQLPPTTFFDVMIERDEEDHEISVQVTDMESILHLCKTSFPTNILKWHYRSKHESLIAVSNQVFYDNKLLIYPSPVNDPDQLGLKLEYLPHSIYDPGRSSVNRIEAKEVAKACIEHYKRYPKKSLGVGTFNIKQQEAILEEIELQLRQNPEMEEFFRSDREEHFFVKNLETIQGDERDVIFLSIGFGKDVDGKLSHNFGPLNKDGGYRRLNVLITRARERCVVFSNFKSADLSVDENSVFGLRALKTFLEFAEHRKLTNIGTFEEDTESPFEESVYTFLKDHGYTANKQIGCAGFRVDIGIIDSDQPGKYLMGIECDGAKYHSSPVARDRDRLRQQILEDKGWYVHRIWSTDWYRNRKESEKKLLEAVTKAREKQSLDNSSHQAQNSIILKHNNDVKDPDGPEWLKLYFSDQTPSIYEKYVSQNNQSLKDEILDYNVCTYLGISTDGELHEQPIESLSQAVAQVVKIEGPVRLDEVVRRIRTLWGLGRAGDRIYESIEKAARQAERDGKLNIHGNFLWPADLKEPKVRKRIADPPPKIDLICEEEIAEALKLVLKHQHGTLQDDLAIQASRLLGFQATRSDTNSKIDNVIEKLKTDGILELKVNGMLDLKHR, via the coding sequence ATGGATCAGATTAATAATCAAATAGAACAAGCTCGAAAAAATTTATTAGATCTAACTATGTTTAATCGGCTTCTAAATCATAAGCCGACTAAAAGAAGGACTCTCAAAATAGTGGATGAAATTCCTAGAGAAATTTATGAAATTTTGGTTATTAAAGAAAAGGCTATGGAATTTTCACCAAAAATTACTAATAACTCTGTAAATATTCAGCAGGAAAAACCCTCATTTGAAGCACAGAAGGAAATTCAAATTTACTCAGAAAAAGATGATGAATCGATACTTTGGGAGTTGCCACCACCCGATTCAGAATTAGCCAATAAGTATAGTGACCGGTTCCTACAAACAAATTTGGAAGCTGAATCACTTCAGAAACATTTATTCTATGTTTTTCAAGAATCTAATTCAGTTCTTGAGGAACAGGGTTATACAATTCTTTTTCTAGCTCTGGGTATTTTAGAATGGACAGAAAGTCCTAATTCATCGGAATCAAGACGAGCACCTCTAATATTAATCCCTACAGAACTAGAACGCTTAAATGTTCGTTCGAGATTCAAGCTCAAGTGGACAGGTGAAGACATCATTACAAATATTTCACTTAAGGAAAAACTCAAACAGCAATTTATCTCATTACCTGATTTTGAAATGCCCGACACTAAAGAAGGAATCGTTTCTTACTTTGACTCCGTTAAGAAATCAATATCTTCAATGTCAAGTTGGAAAATTTATAGTGATATATATTTGGATTTCTTCAGTTTTACCAAATTTGTAATGTGGAAAGACCTTGATTTGAAGAATTGGCCAGACGATATGTCTCTAGAGAGCTTTCCATTAATTAGATCTATATTTGACCCCTCCTATGAGTATGAGAGTTGTTATAATGGATTTTCTGAAAGAGAAATCGATGAGAAACTCAGTAGCCGAGACGTTTATCATATCATGGATGCTGACCCTTCACAAATAGCAGTTATAGAAAATATCAAAGCAGGTCAAAATCTAGTAGTTGAAGGACCTCCTGGAACAGGAAAATCTCAAACTATTACAAACTTAATCGCAGAACTTCTAATTAAGCAAAAAAGCGTTCTCTTCATTAGTCAGAAGATGGCGGCACTTGAGGTTGTGAAAAGCCGTCTTGATTCTTTAGGTCTTGGAGATTTTTGTCTTGAGTTACATAGTCGAAAAACTAAGAAGAAAGATATGCTCAAAGAACTTGAACGCACTATCAATATTACTCCTCCAAATGCGCATGTACCCGAAAATGATTTTGAACATTTAGAAAACCTTAAATCCGAACTTAATAATTATGCTAAAGCATTAAGAGAAGGAGTTGGGGATTCTGGAATAAATGTATATGAACTATATCAAATAAAGGAAAGGGTCTATCGCCACTACAAAAATGTCAATCGCGAGATGCCAACTGTCTTATTTCAGTCCCCAGAAAAGGTAAACCAAAATCAATTGAGTTTGGCAAAATCAAAAATTAAGGAATTAGAGGAAATATTACCTTTAGTAAGACTTATTAGCAGTAATGCCTGGAGGGGTTGCGAACCTGAAAACGTGTTGCAATCCGATGAAATAATAATTAAAGGCTTGATCGATGAATGTTTAGAAAGTTTAAAAATTCTTAACGATTCGAACAAAAGTCTGTCCGAGGCGTGTGCCATAAATACTTCTCTATGTTTGAATGACATAACTAAATCTTTAGAAGCAGCTATGGTGATGGCAGATTCCGAACCAATTGATCGTAATGTTTTGCTAAATTCAGAGTGGAATGAACCTAGTGAAAAAGCTTCAAATATTATTGAGATGATAGAATCATTTCATAATGAACTTGAAAAAATACTTAAAAAATTTAAAACTGAGTCACTTGACCAAGATATTTCTAAAGTACTTGACCAATTCAATACGGAGTCTGGAAAATTTCTAAGGTTTCTACCTTTTACAAAATATCGTTCACTTAAGCGTGAAATCAACTCTTTTTACAAGGAGAAATCAACTCCGAAAAACAATCGAGAGATAATCTCAGATCTCCAAAGTTTAGTCGATCTCCTAAATCAACGTGAACAGATTAGGGAATTTAATAATCCAGGAAAATCATTATTTGGTTCTCTGTGGAAAAGTGAAAATAGCCATTCAAATGCTCTACGAAATTTCTCGAAATGGATTACCACTTACCGCAAACAAATACTAAGCAAAGTGCTTTCTGAACGTTCGGCAGACCTTATTAATTCTGGAATATCAAGACAAGAAATCGAAAAACAAATTAATGAAGTAGAAGAAAATGCAAAAAGATTTCATGATAAAATCAATGTTTTAAAAATGAAAATTAATTCAGAGTATGAATTTATTTTCGGTACTGATATAAACAATGTTTCTTTCTCTCATATAACTGCTCAATTACAACTTTGGAGAGCAGAGCTAGGGAAACTACATCTGTGGTCACAATATGTTACACGCAAAAACAACTTAAAGCAGACCATAGCTGAGCCAATACTCCAATTTGTTGAAAATGATAGCGTAGTACCCGAGGATCTAGAATGTTGCTTCCAGGGGAATTTTACAAACTATCTTTTAAATTTTGCTTTTAAAGAACGGCCAGCTTTATTAACTTTCATAGGGGAATTACATGAAAAAAAAATTAGAAGTTTCAGAGATCTAGATCTCGAGATAATTCGTAGGAACCGGGTCAGGCTAAAGAACGAACTGTACCGAATGCGTCCACCAATATCAGGTGGGTCATCTAAAGGATCCGAAGCTGGGATTCTTATGGGAGAAATGAATAGAAAAAGGGGACATATGCCTATACGGAAACTCCTTATCAGTTGCGGTAATCTAATACAGAAAATCAAACAATGCTTTATGATGAGTCCACTCTCTATTGCACAGTTTCTTGATCCCACCACCATTAGATTCGATGTAATTATTTATGACGAAGCAAGCCAGGTAAAGCCAGAGGATGCAATTGGATCTCTATTACGAGGTAACCAACTTGTAGTTATGGGAGATACAAAACAGCTTCCTCCTACCACTTTCTTTGATGTTATGATTGAAAGGGATGAAGAAGATCATGAAATTTCCGTTCAGGTAACTGACATGGAAAGTATTTTACACCTTTGTAAGACAAGTTTCCCTACCAATATATTGAAATGGCACTACCGTAGCAAACATGAATCATTAATAGCCGTTTCTAATCAAGTGTTTTATGATAACAAACTTCTCATATACCCCTCTCCTGTTAATGATCCTGATCAGTTGGGACTTAAACTTGAATACCTTCCACATTCGATCTATGATCCTGGTCGTAGCTCTGTAAATCGTATTGAAGCTAAAGAAGTAGCTAAGGCCTGCATAGAGCATTATAAAAGGTATCCTAAGAAGAGCCTTGGAGTAGGGACTTTCAATATAAAACAGCAAGAAGCGATTCTCGAGGAAATTGAATTGCAACTTCGGCAAAATCCAGAGATGGAAGAATTTTTTAGAAGTGACAGAGAGGAACATTTTTTCGTCAAAAACTTAGAAACTATACAAGGCGACGAAAGAGATGTCATTTTTTTAAGTATAGGTTTTGGCAAGGACGTCGACGGAAAACTTAGTCATAACTTTGGGCCTCTTAACAAAGATGGCGGTTACAGACGGCTAAATGTTCTTATAACACGTGCCAGAGAGAGGTGTGTTGTTTTCTCAAACTTCAAATCAGCCGATCTTAGTGTCGACGAAAACTCTGTTTTTGGATTACGAGCCTTAAAAACCTTTTTAGAATTTGCAGAGCATAGAAAGCTTACCAATATAGGGACGTTTGAAGAAGATACGGAGTCTCCCTTTGAGGAATCAGTCTATACGTTTCTAAAAGATCATGGTTATACAGCAAATAAACAAATCGGTTGTGCCGGATTTCGAGTGGACATTGGAATTATTGATTCAGATCAGCCAGGTAAGTATCTAATGGGTATTGAATGTGATGGAGCAAAGTATCATTCCTCACCCGTTGCCAGAGACAGAGATAGGTTGCGGCAACAAATCCTTGAGGATAAAGGTTGGTACGTCCATCGAATATGGTCAACAGATTGGTATAGAAATCGTAAAGAAAGTGAGAAAAAACTGCTTGAAGCAGTAACAAAAGCCAGGGAAAAACAATCGCTTGATAATTCTTCTCATCAAGCTCAAAACTCAATAATATTGAAGCACAATAACGATGTAAAAGACCCTGATGGACCAGAATGGTTGAAACTTTACTTCTCCGATCAAACACCTTCAATTTACGAAAAATATGTAAGCCAAAATAATCAATCTCTTAAAGATGAAATTTTGGACTATAATGTCTGCACTTACTTAGGTATTTCCACTGACGGAGAATTACACGAACAACCTATAGAGAGCCTTAGTCAAGCTGTAGCTCAAGTTGTTAAAATAGAAGGTCCAGTACGTCTTGACGAAGTTGTTCGCCGTATACGTACTCTTTGGGGACTAGGGCGAGCTGGTGACAGAATTTATGAGTCAATTGAAAAAGCAGCAAGACAAGCTGAAAGAGATGGAAAATTGAACATTCATGGTAACTTTCTGTGGCCCGCTGATCTAAAAGAACCGAAAGTGCGAAAACGGATCGCTGATCCACCACCTAAGATTGATTTAATATGTGAAGAAGAAATTGCCGAAGCTTTAAAATTGGTACTTAAACATCAACACGGCACTCTGCAAGATGATTTAGCAATTCAAGCGTCAAGGCTCTTGGGATTTCAGGCCACTCGCAGTGATACCAATAGCAAAATTGACAACGTTATTGAAAAGCTCAAAACAGATGGCATATTGGAGTTGAAAGTTAACGGAATGTTAGATTTAAAACACCGATAG